In Pseudobacter ginsenosidimutans, the following are encoded in one genomic region:
- a CDS encoding RagB/SusD family nutrient uptake outer membrane protein, with protein sequence MRSIIFSPITYISTCMVLLTGCSKLLEVEPPINTITTEELFVTNKQAEWALAGVYSKMINGGELTTTALRQIGNNYFAAGLSTILGSLSADDLFMLGSTNSVTDLFASQNKLTLSNSSKVDAIWKSAYRAIYDANAVMEGIAASTSSSLSDSVRKQLTAEALVLRAFSFFYLVNFYGDIPLTLSSEFQQTATLPRSPVAKVYDQIKSDLLKAKAVLTADFAIGNNERVRVNKWFAEALLARVYLYTGAYQSAITSASEVINHTGLFAAETDISKVFLANSKEAIFQLKPTSDEPNILNQTPESRQLYNVPPATGTYFPSYGITPELLGAFEANDKRKSLWMVPVPGGFVPAKYKNGAPAQYYTVMRMAELHLIRAEATMLLTPAAKTTAIDDLNILRRRAGVPELDDQLSAGQVIEAIAQERRTELFTEWGHRWFDLKRTGKAEEVLSAISHKQPWLGNYQLLYPIPVGEIGNNPGIIQNPEYNNR encoded by the coding sequence ATGCGATCCATCATTTTTTCTCCCATCACATATATATCAACCTGCATGGTGCTGCTAACCGGTTGCAGTAAATTACTGGAGGTAGAGCCACCGATCAATACCATTACCACCGAAGAGCTTTTCGTTACCAATAAACAGGCTGAATGGGCGCTTGCAGGTGTCTATTCAAAAATGATCAATGGAGGGGAATTAACAACCACTGCACTTCGTCAGATCGGCAATAATTATTTCGCAGCAGGCCTCTCTACTATTCTCGGCAGCCTTTCTGCGGACGATCTGTTTATGCTCGGTAGTACAAATTCAGTTACCGATCTGTTTGCTTCACAGAACAAACTGACCCTCTCCAATAGCAGCAAGGTTGATGCCATCTGGAAATCTGCCTACCGGGCGATCTACGATGCCAATGCTGTAATGGAAGGAATCGCAGCATCCACCTCATCTTCACTTTCAGACAGCGTAAGAAAACAATTGACCGCAGAAGCGCTTGTGCTTCGTGCCTTCAGCTTTTTCTACCTGGTGAATTTCTATGGTGATATTCCACTTACGCTCAGTTCAGAATTCCAGCAAACAGCCACTCTTCCCAGATCCCCGGTTGCGAAAGTATATGATCAGATCAAATCGGATCTGTTGAAGGCAAAGGCTGTTCTGACGGCTGATTTTGCTATAGGCAATAATGAAAGGGTTAGAGTGAATAAATGGTTTGCTGAGGCATTGCTGGCGCGGGTTTATCTCTATACAGGAGCGTATCAGTCTGCTATAACAAGTGCCAGTGAAGTGATCAATCACACTGGTTTGTTTGCCGCAGAGACAGATATCAGCAAAGTATTCCTTGCCAACAGCAAAGAGGCGATCTTCCAGTTGAAACCCACCAGTGATGAGCCCAACATTCTGAATCAAACACCTGAAAGCAGGCAACTGTATAATGTGCCGCCCGCCACAGGTACATATTTCCCTTCTTACGGCATCACTCCTGAATTATTGGGCGCATTTGAAGCCAACGACAAGCGGAAGAGTTTGTGGATGGTGCCCGTGCCTGGAGGCTTTGTTCCCGCAAAATATAAGAATGGCGCACCAGCGCAGTACTATACTGTCATGAGAATGGCTGAATTGCATCTCATCAGAGCAGAGGCCACTATGTTGTTGACACCAGCGGCAAAAACTACTGCCATCGACGACCTCAACATCCTGAGAAGAAGGGCAGGGGTGCCTGAATTAGACGATCAACTTTCTGCCGGTCAGGTGATCGAAGCCATTGCGCAGGAAAGAAGAACTGAATTGTTCACCGAATGGGGGCATCGCTGGTTCGATCTGAAAAGAACGGGGAAAGCGGAAGAAGTGTTGAGCGCCATTTCGCACAAACAACCCTGGTTGGGGAATTACCAGCTCCTGTATCCTATTCCGGTAGGTGAGATAGGAAACAATCCCGGCATTATTCAAAATCCGGAATACAATAACCGCTAA
- a CDS encoding SusC/RagA family TonB-linked outer membrane protein → MKLTILLTVVAFFQVHASGTMAQTVTISGKDLTLKQVFSAIEKQTDYVLLNTKGTFDGTKPVSLTVHKMPLREFLDFLLKEEQLEYEIQGKTILLSRKVMPEAIVTKPPAVFPDLFPDKELITGFVRNEQNRPFSGVSVVVKRTGKGTITDAAGRFSVQAEQGDILIISYVGYSDQEVKITGTTVMVSLKVSPSILDETQVTAYGKTSRRLATGNIGTVKADELERQPVATVLEALIGRVPGLTIQQTSGNSAAPMRVTIRGINTISQNAVTDPLYVIDGIPFITLNVSDITGNLPISMGAVQGGLPNVRGENPLLSINPMDIESVSVLKDADATSIYGSRGANGVILITTKKPKAGPTSFRLSVNQGTTFNSRYPKLLNTQEYLAMRREAFRNDGIIPDASNAPDLVRWDTTKYTDWQRLFVGTGSVTTVNAGISGGMSQTSYAVSVKYDTRKELMNNGGKNHGGTLFTSLNHTSNDQKFGFSFSNNLSLTEVNASLLGDLGTLAPNAPDIYNEKGEFNFEPYRVNNGSLFKFSNLKKPSVSNTFALQNSMNFRYEIIRGLTISTNAGYRFTHNTNASYSPQAASDPVLEGYSSAIYGETVNKDWTVEPQIRYNAFIGKGNLTVQLIGNLQTVSTRSETIQAQEFPNDALLKSYNNALRKTFVENFRQRKTVSGAFIVRYALDNKYVININARRDGSSHFGPGKQFGNFASAGLAWIASDEKWLRQIMPSWFSFFKLRGSYGITGSDNIQDYEYLSRWSKSDRLGSTRTLFRYNGLDAFHVIKPMNQQFQWESTTQSELGISMAFLESRISLELSFYRKVTDNQLTDLPMPILTGFPSVIANSEAKVANKGIEIALSASLINTKDWRLDFGFNLGSNSNKLLAFPNLERSSYRERLRIGESLTSQYFLKFTGIDPLTGNGTYEDRNKDGVITVGSGNFPLSDIDDRYIPVDFSAPRFSGGFNIDASYKSLSVSANFSLVNRRIAHPYLVMVPGQQMNIAIPDEVKNNHWQKPGDQAKYPRYSTTGASISRSSDANFVNGSYLRMTNMAVAYKLPAKWISKIRMKDAGFSIKTQNLFTISPFKGVNPDLESGIFVTPLPTTIATSISLNF, encoded by the coding sequence GTGAAACTAACTATTTTATTGACCGTGGTTGCTTTTTTCCAGGTGCATGCCTCCGGCACCATGGCGCAAACCGTGACCATCTCCGGTAAAGACCTGACTCTTAAACAGGTGTTCTCCGCTATCGAGAAGCAAACAGATTATGTTTTGCTGAATACGAAAGGCACTTTCGATGGGACCAAACCGGTTTCACTGACAGTACATAAAATGCCTTTGCGTGAATTCCTCGACTTCCTTTTGAAAGAAGAACAACTGGAATATGAGATCCAGGGTAAGACTATTTTATTGTCGCGCAAAGTTATGCCGGAAGCGATTGTTACAAAACCTCCCGCTGTTTTTCCGGATTTATTTCCGGACAAAGAGCTCATAACGGGATTCGTGAGGAATGAGCAAAATCGTCCATTTAGCGGCGTTAGTGTAGTGGTAAAGAGAACTGGAAAAGGCACAATCACTGATGCGGCAGGGCGTTTTTCCGTGCAGGCCGAACAGGGGGATATCCTTATTATTTCTTATGTCGGTTATTCAGATCAGGAAGTGAAGATCACTGGTACCACTGTAATGGTCAGTTTGAAAGTTTCCCCTTCTATATTGGATGAAACACAGGTCACTGCTTATGGTAAAACCAGCAGAAGACTGGCAACCGGTAATATCGGTACTGTAAAAGCTGATGAGCTCGAAAGGCAACCGGTAGCAACAGTGCTCGAAGCCCTCATCGGCAGGGTGCCGGGTTTAACCATCCAGCAAACGTCGGGAAATTCAGCTGCACCGATGAGGGTAACCATCAGGGGAATAAATACGATCAGTCAAAATGCCGTTACCGATCCGTTGTATGTAATAGATGGCATCCCCTTCATTACCCTGAATGTTTCCGACATAACAGGAAACCTGCCCATCTCTATGGGAGCGGTACAAGGTGGCTTGCCCAATGTACGTGGAGAGAATCCGTTGCTGAGCATTAATCCGATGGATATAGAAAGTGTGAGTGTGCTGAAAGATGCCGATGCAACATCCATCTACGGTTCAAGAGGCGCCAATGGAGTGATCCTGATCACTACCAAAAAACCAAAAGCGGGGCCAACCAGCTTCCGGTTATCGGTCAATCAGGGAACTACGTTTAATTCCAGGTATCCCAAATTACTGAATACCCAGGAATACCTCGCCATGCGGAGGGAAGCATTCCGGAACGATGGGATCATTCCCGATGCCTCGAATGCTCCTGACCTGGTGCGCTGGGACACTACCAAATACACTGACTGGCAGCGATTGTTTGTAGGTACAGGATCAGTAACCACTGTGAATGCCGGTATCAGCGGGGGCATGTCACAAACCAGTTATGCTGTTTCTGTCAAATATGACACCAGAAAAGAACTCATGAACAATGGGGGTAAGAATCATGGCGGCACTTTATTTACCAGTCTCAACCATACCAGTAATGACCAGAAATTTGGATTCAGTTTCAGCAACAATCTTTCACTTACAGAAGTGAACGCATCTCTCCTGGGCGACCTGGGAACGCTTGCTCCCAATGCACCTGATATCTACAATGAAAAAGGCGAATTCAATTTTGAACCATACAGGGTGAACAATGGGAGTTTGTTTAAGTTTTCAAACCTGAAAAAGCCCAGCGTAAGCAACACATTTGCTTTACAAAACAGCATGAACTTCAGGTATGAGATCATAAGGGGATTGACCATTTCAACAAATGCCGGCTACAGGTTTACACACAATACGAATGCAAGTTATTCTCCCCAGGCTGCCAGCGATCCTGTTTTGGAAGGATACTCATCAGCTATTTACGGCGAAACGGTGAACAAGGACTGGACAGTTGAACCCCAGATCAGATACAATGCATTTATCGGTAAAGGCAACCTGACTGTTCAGCTGATCGGCAATTTGCAAACTGTAAGTACAAGAAGTGAAACTATCCAGGCGCAAGAATTTCCTAATGATGCCCTGTTAAAAAGCTACAACAATGCTTTAAGAAAGACATTCGTTGAAAATTTCCGGCAGCGGAAAACCGTTTCCGGCGCTTTCATTGTAAGATATGCACTGGACAATAAATATGTGATCAATATCAATGCCAGAAGGGACGGTTCCTCTCATTTCGGGCCCGGTAAACAATTCGGGAACTTTGCATCTGCGGGTCTTGCATGGATCGCTTCTGATGAAAAATGGCTCCGGCAAATAATGCCATCATGGTTCTCGTTCTTCAAATTAAGAGGCAGCTATGGCATAACCGGCAGCGATAATATCCAGGATTATGAGTACTTGTCTCGATGGTCAAAATCAGATAGACTCGGGAGTACAAGGACCTTGTTCAGATACAATGGGCTGGATGCCTTTCATGTGATAAAACCGATGAATCAGCAATTCCAGTGGGAATCTACCACCCAATCTGAATTGGGCATATCAATGGCATTCCTGGAAAGCAGGATCTCGCTGGAGCTGTCTTTTTACCGGAAAGTTACCGATAACCAGCTGACAGATCTGCCCATGCCCATCCTCACCGGCTTCCCTTCGGTTATTGCCAACTCGGAAGCAAAAGTGGCTAACAAAGGCATCGAAATCGCCTTGTCTGCCAGTCTCATCAATACTAAAGACTGGCGCCTCGATTTTGGTTTTAATTTAGGCAGCAACAGTAATAAACTGCTTGCATTTCCCAACCTCGAAAGATCTTCTTACCGTGAAAGACTGAGAATCGGAGAATCACTCACCTCTCAATATTTTCTGAAATTTACAGGCATCGACCCTCTTACCGGAAATGGCACCTATGAAGACAGGAATAAGGATGGGGTAATTACTGTTGGCAGTGGAAATTTCCCACTGTCGGATATTGATGATCGTTATATTCCTGTGGATTTCAGTGCACCGAGATTCAGTGGTGGGTTCAATATCGATGCCAGTTACAAGAGCCTGTCGGTATCTGCTAATTTTTCATTGGTCAACAGGCGCATTGCTCATCCCTATCTTGTGATGGTGCCAGGACAACAAATGAATATCGCCATACCGGATGAAGTAAAGAATAACCACTGGCAAAAACCCGGCGATCAGGCAAAATATCCCAGGTACTCCACCACGGGGGCAAGTATTTCCAGGTCCTCTGATGCCAACTTTGTAAATGGATCTTATCTAAGGATGACCAACATGGCTGTTGCGTATAAACTCCCTGCAAAATGGATCAGTAAGATCAGGATGAAAGATGCGGGCTTTTCCATCAAGACCCAAAACCTGTTCACCATTTCGCCATTCAAAGGTGTAAATCCTGATCTGGAATCTGGCATTTTTGTAACGCCTCTCCCCACCACGATCGCCACCTCCATCTCCTTAAATTTCTAA
- a CDS encoding cytochrome-c peroxidase yields MKKGMIILGLLVTAIALSDCFQGSEKKGPLTAISLGKALFSDPVLSSDRKISCATCHKPAFAFADTSVVSLGVMGRKGVRNTPSAMNVSLAASFFWDGRAATLEEQALIPIANPNEMNLPVDSAVNRLCNIPFYQNAFRKVYGRKPDAQSMAHALAAFQRSMETNDAPFDDWRMNDNTNAVSESVKRGFALFNGQANCVQCHFGADFSNTEFRNIGLFDNITLKDSGRAAISGDITDLGKFKIGPLRNVALTAPYMHNGMFRTLREVIDYYNDPDKVVPHPVNRDSLLSRPLNLSEQDKTDLENFLRSLTSNQLLKGMD; encoded by the coding sequence ATGAAAAAAGGAATGATCATCCTGGGCCTATTGGTGACGGCAATAGCGCTATCGGACTGCTTTCAGGGATCGGAAAAGAAAGGGCCTCTTACTGCAATTTCCCTGGGTAAAGCATTGTTCTCCGACCCGGTTTTGTCATCAGATCGAAAGATCAGTTGTGCAACTTGCCACAAACCAGCATTTGCCTTTGCAGATACCAGTGTTGTAAGCCTGGGCGTAATGGGCCGGAAAGGCGTACGGAATACGCCATCAGCGATGAATGTTTCACTGGCAGCCAGTTTCTTCTGGGATGGGAGGGCGGCCACTCTGGAAGAACAGGCGCTGATCCCTATTGCCAATCCCAATGAAATGAACCTGCCCGTGGATAGCGCCGTTAACCGCTTGTGCAATATTCCATTTTACCAAAACGCTTTCAGGAAAGTATATGGCAGAAAGCCGGATGCCCAATCGATGGCCCATGCCCTGGCAGCTTTTCAACGCTCGATGGAAACCAATGACGCACCATTTGACGACTGGCGGATGAACGATAACACCAATGCAGTGAGCGAATCTGTAAAGCGCGGTTTTGCTTTGTTCAACGGCCAGGCAAATTGCGTGCAATGTCATTTCGGGGCAGACTTCAGTAATACGGAATTCAGGAATATCGGTTTGTTCGATAATATAACACTAAAAGACAGTGGCCGGGCCGCCATCTCCGGGGATATCACCGATCTCGGCAAATTCAAAATAGGTCCTTTGCGGAATGTGGCGCTGACAGCACCTTATATGCACAATGGCATGTTTAGAACCCTGCGGGAAGTAATAGATTATTATAACGATCCCGACAAAGTGGTTCCTCATCCGGTTAACCGGGACTCATTATTATCCAGGCCCCTAAACCTTAGCGAACAAGATAAAACTGACCTGGAGAATTTTTTGAGATCATTGACGAGTAACCAGCTCCTGAAAGGAATGGATTGA
- a CDS encoding FecR family protein, with amino-acid sequence MQQEASQAELEELSGILDMENDNTVQFLEQLVEAKMPVDRIPLSGEEIRQMSAAILQIDKPGDTLVVKMPRRSILRRWWVAASVIILLGIATYLWINDKATSPVSVVKDQTPIQPGRSGAILTLADGSELLLDSVGNGVIATEKGSQALIQDGRLAYKPSGEKNTEIVYNTMSTPRGRQFRLSLPDGTQVWLNSASSIRYPTTFAGTDRKVEITGEVYFEVAQKASQPFFVKAGDRAEVQVLGTQFNVNAYDNETALSTTLLEGAVKVNGAMIKPGQQAKVLNDGPVGAVQVAYTDINKVMAWKNGRFNFEGANIEEIMRQIERWYDVEVKYEGKKPRVEFEGQMTMDVSLNGLIVLMEKAGIHLHLNGRTLTVLP; translated from the coding sequence ATGCAACAGGAGGCCAGCCAGGCTGAACTGGAAGAATTGTCTGGCATCCTGGACATGGAAAACGATAATACTGTACAATTTCTGGAGCAGCTGGTAGAGGCGAAGATGCCTGTTGATCGTATCCCGTTATCGGGAGAGGAGATCAGGCAGATGAGTGCGGCTATCTTACAAATTGATAAACCCGGTGATACTCTTGTTGTGAAGATGCCACGCAGATCAATCCTGCGGAGATGGTGGGTGGCGGCTTCTGTGATCATATTGCTGGGCATCGCAACTTATTTGTGGATAAATGATAAAGCTACCAGTCCGGTTTCCGTAGTAAAGGATCAAACGCCCATTCAGCCCGGCAGATCCGGCGCTATCCTCACACTGGCTGATGGTTCTGAGCTGTTACTGGATAGTGTTGGTAACGGTGTGATTGCAACGGAAAAAGGATCACAGGCTTTAATTCAGGACGGTAGACTGGCTTACAAACCTTCTGGTGAAAAGAATACGGAAATAGTGTACAATACCATGAGTACACCGCGGGGCAGACAATTTCGGTTGTCCCTTCCGGATGGTACGCAGGTATGGCTGAACTCGGCCAGTTCTATACGATACCCAACAACGTTTGCAGGCACAGATAGAAAAGTGGAAATAACCGGGGAGGTCTATTTTGAAGTGGCTCAAAAAGCCAGCCAGCCTTTCTTTGTAAAAGCCGGTGACAGGGCAGAAGTGCAGGTGCTGGGCACGCAGTTCAACGTGAACGCGTATGATAATGAAACTGCATTGAGCACTACATTGCTGGAGGGGGCTGTAAAAGTGAACGGCGCCATGATCAAGCCTGGTCAGCAGGCGAAGGTATTGAACGATGGCCCGGTTGGAGCTGTTCAGGTAGCGTATACAGATATCAACAAAGTGATGGCCTGGAAGAATGGCCGCTTCAATTTCGAAGGCGCCAATATTGAAGAAATAATGAGACAAATAGAAAGATGGTATGATGTGGAAGTAAAATACGAGGGAAAGAAACCACGTGTTGAGTTTGAAGGACAAATGACGATGGATGTTTCCCTGAACGGATTGATCGTATTGATGGAAAAGGCCGGTATTCATCTTCATCTTAACGGCAGAACACTCACTGTACTTCCTTAG
- a CDS encoding ATP-binding protein: protein MHAHLWLFHTGDSAAWAMPGCNEHDWDTLRVNFGNDRLPGNWAGFGWFRLWVKKNSLTATNTWGLYLNHDAASEVYFDGKKIAAFGQLGYSKKEMVAVRMPFTVTPVAITDTLPHLIAIRYSNYLGYFPDFIGFEAWMGDMQLYNATMMGNQRFYDSLLLSGAAQIVLILVHLLLFLFYPKNKLNLYYCAFVISCFAALYSRYLTITTPAPALQVAAYKVFAAAVVLIPFTGALLLYSISCGKIPKRRAGLLSIFTAGYIGFLLLRWNISLISVNGPMNRLANLFTVLAFADGLLEVFKAIRRGNKRLWLIAIGMGIVGLSSVIVGSNVFGWFTFQQVMTTMAAATLIIPVIFSIYLAMDVSYTTRNLQTQLADNKELAARNLAQEQEKTRLLGEQAEQLEKTVLERTAQVREQAARLQEMDEAKSRFFVNLTHEFKTPLTLIINPAKELLQQADTDLTKQYAGFILQNSERLLELINQLLDLSRLENGLMDINTTDAEVVRWLDTHVQQYASLAEQKKIRLQFRHDIAQLWIKTDLDKLEKIVQNLVSNAIKFSDAGGSVIVSFSQKEKNRLEISVEDNGIGIPYAKQPYVFDRFYQAGVSGIRSREGTGIGLALAKEMTLLLGGTISVKSDEKEGSVFTILLPYAEGAPATTVIKNEAHFSAVTPIPATQTITEPADESRPTVLVIEDNDNLRYFIRHSLGEAYHVLLAEDGEAGIAAAFEQVPDLVLTDLMMPLKDGYQVCDMLKNDIRTSHVPVIMLTAKTDQDSKIQGIETGADAYLGKPFDKQELLAVIEQLIRTRRLLKEKYGKDNLWLTEASALPTIEKVFLDQVREAIETNIDDLQLGPEQLGREIGLSRTQLHRKLKSLIDQSPGELIRTIRMKRAYELLQNKVATVAEVCYLVGYSNPANFSTSFSKHFGFPPSEAAKRKT, encoded by the coding sequence TTGCATGCCCATCTCTGGTTGTTCCATACCGGCGATAGTGCAGCCTGGGCAATGCCTGGCTGCAATGAGCATGACTGGGATACCCTGCGGGTCAATTTCGGGAATGACAGGCTACCCGGTAACTGGGCCGGATTTGGATGGTTCAGGCTTTGGGTTAAAAAGAACAGTTTAACGGCCACCAATACCTGGGGCCTTTACCTCAACCACGATGCTGCTTCTGAAGTTTATTTTGATGGGAAGAAAATTGCTGCATTCGGACAATTGGGTTATTCAAAAAAGGAGATGGTTGCGGTTCGTATGCCGTTCACCGTTACACCGGTTGCCATTACCGATACACTTCCACACCTGATTGCCATCAGGTACAGTAATTATCTGGGCTATTTTCCCGACTTCATCGGTTTTGAAGCATGGATGGGTGATATGCAATTGTACAATGCCACCATGATGGGCAACCAGCGCTTTTATGATTCGCTGTTACTGAGCGGAGCGGCACAGATAGTACTCATTCTGGTACATCTGTTATTATTCCTTTTTTATCCAAAAAACAAACTGAACCTCTACTACTGTGCGTTTGTGATTTCCTGCTTCGCCGCACTGTATTCGAGATACCTGACCATCACCACGCCTGCCCCTGCGCTACAGGTAGCAGCTTATAAAGTATTTGCCGCTGCTGTTGTTTTGATCCCTTTTACCGGCGCATTACTGCTCTACAGCATCAGTTGTGGCAAAATACCCAAACGGCGGGCAGGGCTGCTCTCCATCTTTACCGCAGGCTATATTGGTTTCCTGCTGCTCCGGTGGAACATTAGCCTTATAAGCGTTAACGGGCCGATGAACAGGCTGGCAAACCTTTTTACTGTGCTGGCATTTGCTGATGGTCTGTTGGAGGTTTTTAAAGCCATAAGAAGAGGCAACAAACGATTATGGCTGATCGCTATTGGTATGGGCATTGTAGGACTATCAAGCGTGATTGTGGGATCAAACGTTTTCGGATGGTTCACCTTTCAGCAGGTAATGACCACGATGGCCGCTGCAACACTGATCATTCCTGTTATTTTTTCCATTTACCTGGCAATGGATGTAAGCTATACTACCAGGAACCTGCAAACGCAACTGGCAGACAATAAAGAACTGGCTGCCCGGAACCTTGCCCAGGAGCAGGAGAAAACAAGATTGCTGGGTGAACAGGCTGAGCAACTGGAAAAAACTGTGCTCGAACGTACTGCACAAGTGCGGGAGCAGGCAGCGCGCCTGCAGGAAATGGATGAAGCCAAATCCCGTTTCTTCGTCAACCTCACCCATGAATTCAAGACCCCGCTTACACTGATCATCAATCCTGCCAAAGAACTATTGCAACAGGCCGATACGGACCTTACCAAACAATATGCCGGATTTATTTTACAGAACAGCGAGCGCCTTTTGGAGCTCATTAATCAATTATTGGACCTGAGCCGGCTCGAAAACGGACTGATGGACATCAATACAACCGATGCCGAAGTGGTACGATGGCTGGATACCCACGTTCAGCAATATGCATCACTGGCAGAGCAGAAAAAGATCCGACTCCAATTCAGGCACGATATTGCGCAGCTTTGGATAAAAACCGATCTGGACAAACTGGAGAAGATCGTTCAGAACCTGGTGTCCAATGCTATCAAATTCAGTGATGCCGGCGGGTCTGTGATCGTTTCATTCAGCCAAAAAGAAAAAAACCGGCTGGAAATTTCAGTGGAAGATAATGGCATTGGCATTCCATATGCAAAGCAGCCCTACGTGTTTGACAGGTTTTACCAGGCGGGGGTCTCTGGTATCAGGTCGAGAGAAGGCACAGGTATCGGACTGGCGCTGGCCAAAGAAATGACCCTGCTGCTGGGCGGAACCATATCCGTAAAAAGCGACGAAAAGGAAGGCTCTGTTTTCACCATATTACTTCCTTATGCAGAAGGAGCACCTGCAACTACCGTCATTAAGAATGAGGCCCATTTTTCAGCAGTTACTCCAATACCAGCAACCCAAACAATCACAGAACCTGCAGACGAAAGCCGCCCAACGGTATTAGTGATAGAAGATAATGACAACCTGCGTTATTTTATTCGCCACTCACTGGGAGAAGCCTACCATGTTTTATTGGCTGAAGATGGTGAAGCCGGTATTGCGGCTGCCTTTGAACAGGTACCTGACCTTGTTCTAACTGACCTGATGATGCCGCTGAAAGATGGTTACCAGGTTTGCGATATGCTGAAAAACGATATTCGTACCAGCCATGTGCCGGTGATCATGCTCACCGCCAAAACCGATCAGGACAGCAAAATACAAGGCATTGAAACCGGCGCTGACGCTTACCTGGGCAAGCCATTTGATAAACAGGAGCTGCTGGCCGTGATAGAACAGCTTATCCGAACACGCAGGCTGCTGAAAGAAAAATACGGCAAAGACAATCTTTGGCTAACGGAGGCCTCTGCGCTTCCCACTATTGAAAAAGTGTTTCTTGACCAGGTGCGGGAGGCAATTGAAACAAATATAGACGATCTTCAATTAGGTCCTGAACAGCTTGGCAGGGAGATAGGATTAAGCCGTACCCAATTGCACCGTAAGCTGAAAAGCCTTATAGACCAAAGTCCCGGCGAACTGATACGCACCATTCGCATGAAAAGAGCTTATGAACTATTGCAAAACAAAGTGGCCACAGTGGCCGAAGTTTGTTACCTGGTAGGCTATTCCAATCCTGCTAATTTCTCCACCAGCTTTTCCAAACATTTTGGATTTCCGCCCAGCGAAGCCGCAAAGCGAAAGACCTAA
- a CDS encoding RNA polymerase sigma factor, translating into MPIRQPYDEKELLTLIAEEDEKAFETIFLQYGDLIHAHTLTITKSHIVAKDLVQDVFLRVWLYRDKLPEIRDFRTWLLRIAYNRCFHFLRQQKVQQSGLDTYAAKYGITGETDNSADSPNMLSLQSLVQQAIADMTPQQQKIYRLSREEGLKIPEIAERLGLSASTVKNTLVRALQALRNSIEKSHYSSWMLLIWKTAEIFFDPDRS; encoded by the coding sequence TTGCCGATCCGTCAACCATACGATGAAAAAGAACTGCTTACTCTTATTGCAGAAGAAGATGAAAAAGCCTTCGAGACTATTTTTCTCCAATACGGCGATCTGATCCACGCTCATACCCTTACCATCACCAAATCACATATTGTTGCCAAAGACCTGGTACAGGATGTATTCCTGCGTGTATGGCTGTACCGGGATAAACTACCGGAGATCCGCGATTTCCGCACCTGGTTACTACGCATCGCCTACAACAGGTGTTTCCATTTTTTGCGGCAGCAAAAAGTGCAACAGTCAGGGCTGGACACTTATGCCGCCAAATATGGTATCACTGGCGAAACGGATAATTCCGCTGATAGTCCAAATATGCTCAGTTTGCAGAGCCTGGTGCAGCAGGCGATTGCCGATATGACGCCGCAGCAACAGAAGATCTACAGATTGAGCAGGGAAGAAGGGCTGAAGATCCCCGAGATCGCGGAAAGGCTTGGATTGTCTGCCAGTACCGTCAAGAACACACTGGTACGCGCATTGCAGGCGCTCCGGAACTCCATTGAAAAATCCCACTATAGCTCCTGGATGTTGCTGATCTGGAAGACCGCCGAAATATTTTTTGATCCTGATAGGTCCTGA